A single genomic interval of Pyrobaculum arsenaticum DSM 13514 harbors:
- a CDS encoding 4-phosphopantoate--beta-alanine ligase, translated as MIPPTHPRYRSLLEREKVVEGAKEGYVALQGLIAQGRGECFDYLIGEETQSFAARAIEAAAAALLLAKHPVISVNGNVAALTPREVVQLAEAVPALIEVNLFYRTREREEKIAEILRRHGAVKVLGVGEDASCTIPELFSERRRVSCEGIYKADVVLVPLEDGDRTEALRKIGKTVIAIDLNPLSRTAQAASITIVDNVTRAMPKLVEAVKAMKALDRGQLAQILERYDNKKTLADALRHILKRLEQLANSLDPRNA; from the coding sequence GTGATCCCGCCCACACATCCCAGATACCGAAGCCTCCTGGAGCGGGAGAAGGTGGTGGAGGGCGCCAAGGAGGGCTACGTCGCGTTGCAAGGCCTAATCGCCCAAGGCAGGGGGGAGTGCTTCGACTACCTAATAGGCGAGGAGACCCAGTCCTTCGCCGCGAGGGCAATAGAGGCCGCCGCGGCGGCTTTGTTGCTAGCCAAGCACCCGGTAATAAGCGTGAACGGCAACGTCGCCGCGCTGACGCCGCGGGAGGTTGTCCAGCTGGCGGAGGCTGTCCCCGCGCTGATTGAGGTCAACCTCTTCTACCGCACCAGGGAGAGAGAGGAGAAGATAGCCGAGATATTGCGGAGACACGGCGCGGTCAAAGTCCTCGGCGTTGGGGAAGACGCCTCTTGCACAATACCGGAGCTGTTCAGCGAGAGGAGGAGGGTGAGTTGTGAGGGGATTTACAAGGCGGACGTGGTGCTCGTCCCGCTGGAAGACGGCGACAGGACGGAGGCGCTTAGGAAAATAGGGAAGACCGTCATCGCCATCGACTTAAACCCCCTAAGCCGCACCGCCCAGGCCGCTAGCATAACCATAGTGGACAACGTAACACGCGCCATGCCTAAACTCGTCGAGGCGGTGAAGGCCATGAAAGCCCTAGACCGCGGGCAGCTGGCCCAAATACTAGAGCGTTACGACAACAAGAAAACCCTAGCCGACGCGTTGCGCCACATCTTAAAAAGACTAGAGCAACTAGCCAACTCCCTAGATCCACGTAACGCGTAG
- a CDS encoding acyl-CoA thioesterase, whose translation MRVSETLVENLRLVSQRHVNPLGTLYGGYMLLWLVDSGSVAAMNFAEGDAALGFLDRIHFVHPVRLGDLVLFRAWVVGVRKSSMSVLVESYVKRGSELALATVGRMIYVKIDQNGMPQPVGKAVECDKGWEKLCGYFQQWRSWADSVIEAEGPSADASWHSVSRFLAMPEDSLDGVLMYGGRLLFRLDELAFIEAFSYYPTVYVTASVNRIVFRKAIFVGDIVEVKTGVTYVGTTSIEVGFVVEAYGFRGRRRVADGYFTFVNMAGGRPSEIKAPQLGDEAARMRKEESVKEAKMLRGLKPPEGEQPWLLSLLL comes from the coding sequence ATGCGCGTTTCAGAGACTCTGGTAGAGAATCTTAGGCTTGTATCTCAGAGGCATGTGAATCCTCTCGGCACATTGTATGGGGGGTACATGTTGCTCTGGCTTGTCGACTCTGGCTCCGTGGCGGCGATGAACTTCGCCGAGGGCGATGCCGCCCTGGGATTTCTGGATAGGATACACTTCGTGCACCCGGTCAGGCTTGGAGATCTTGTTTTGTTTAGGGCTTGGGTCGTGGGTGTCCGCAAATCCAGCATGTCGGTGTTGGTGGAGTCTTACGTGAAGAGGGGCTCAGAACTTGCCTTAGCCACCGTGGGTAGGATGATATATGTCAAGATAGACCAAAACGGGATGCCGCAACCAGTGGGGAAGGCCGTGGAGTGTGATAAAGGCTGGGAGAAACTGTGCGGCTATTTCCAGCAGTGGAGGTCGTGGGCCGACTCTGTCATTGAGGCAGAAGGCCCCTCCGCTGATGCGTCTTGGCACTCGGTAAGCCGCTTCTTGGCGATGCCTGAGGATTCTCTTGACGGCGTCTTGATGTACGGGGGGAGGCTACTCTTTAGGCTCGACGAGTTGGCCTTCATTGAGGCCTTTAGTTACTACCCAACTGTGTACGTAACTGCGAGCGTAAACCGCATAGTGTTCAGGAAGGCGATATTCGTGGGGGACATCGTAGAAGTGAAGACGGGGGTTACCTACGTTGGGACGACTAGCATTGAGGTGGGGTTCGTGGTGGAGGCGTACGGATTTAGGGGAAGGCGGAGAGTTGCCGACGGATACTTCACTTTTGTGAACATGGCTGGCGGCCGGCCCAGCGAGATAAAGGCGCCCCAGCTAGGCGACGAGGCTGCTAGAATGCGGAAAGAGGAGAGCGTGAAGGAGGCCAAGATGTTGAGGGGGTTGAAACCCCCTGAAGGGGAACAACCGTGGCTACTTAGTCTACTTTTATAG
- a CDS encoding 50S ribosomal protein L32e, which yields MSSTSVSRPRKELPQPLRRLLRLRLLMKRRKPDFVRIDQWRYKRIEDSGWRNQRTLDNKIRRKCKGWPRPVEVGYRKPAEVRGLHPSGFVEVLVHNAEELARLDPKTHAIRIAGTVGLRKRLEIVKRARELGFYVLNPGKRVEERLKKELNTAQSGQ from the coding sequence GTGTCCAGCACCTCTGTATCTAGGCCAAGGAAGGAGTTGCCTCAGCCTCTTCGAAGGCTACTGAGACTGCGCCTACTCATGAAGAGGAGGAAGCCGGACTTCGTGAGAATTGACCAATGGCGCTACAAGAGGATTGAGGACAGCGGTTGGCGGAACCAGAGGACTCTCGACAACAAAATCAGAAGGAAGTGTAAGGGCTGGCCGAGGCCTGTGGAGGTGGGGTATAGAAAGCCGGCTGAGGTGCGGGGGCTACATCCCAGCGGCTTTGTTGAGGTGCTGGTCCACAACGCGGAGGAGCTAGCAAGACTTGATCCCAAGACCCACGCGATCAGGATCGCCGGCACCGTGGGACTGAGGAAGAGGCTTGAGATTGTGAAGAGGGCGAGGGAGTTGGGGTTCTACGTCCTTAACCCTGGGAAGAGGGTTGAGGAGCGGTTGAAAAAAGAGTTAAATACCGCCCAGTCTGGGCAGTAG
- a CDS encoding ParA family protein, translated as MIRTGTVAFTSCKGGAGKTTLAVNVSVALPLNVLLIDLGGGASRFFPVPQIDIEKITPDVEVYRDERAKNLFVLPLGIDPTSVWRIENWDAIFQNITEVVRKSIVKHSIDVVVLDMYQLSRITPIEAFGLDKSDLIILIVEGYEDCTKPITLIRRFFDGKLVIVLNKHERGIEYPGAAIKISFSATLDYYNRRGQFYTKPVVKLAEYLLQELKTVTRSRWFD; from the coding sequence ATGATAAGAACCGGCACAGTCGCTTTTACCAGTTGTAAGGGGGGAGCTGGAAAAACTACCCTCGCTGTAAACGTATCGGTTGCCCTCCCTCTAAACGTCTTGCTTATTGATCTAGGCGGCGGGGCGTCGAGGTTTTTTCCCGTCCCCCAAATAGATATTGAGAAAATCACCCCCGACGTTGAGGTTTATAGAGACGAAAGGGCAAAAAACCTCTTCGTCCTCCCCCTGGGGATAGACCCCACGTCGGTTTGGAGAATAGAAAACTGGGATGCCATATTCCAGAACATAACCGAGGTGGTTAGGAAAAGCATTGTAAAGCATTCAATAGATGTCGTGGTGCTGGACATGTACCAACTATCACGTATAACGCCTATTGAGGCATTTGGGTTGGATAAATCAGATCTAATCATCCTCATTGTCGAAGGTTATGAAGATTGTACAAAACCCATTACTCTCATCAGAAGATTCTTTGACGGAAAACTCGTCATAGTTCTAAATAAACATGAAAGAGGTATAGAGTACCCGGGAGCCGCCATAAAAATATCCTTTTCAGCAACACTCGACTATTACAACAGACGCGGCCAATTCTATACGAAACCCGTGGTGAAACTTGCAGAATATCTACTTCAAGAACTTAAAACGGTAACCCGCTCGCGGTGGTTTGACTAA
- a CDS encoding pantoate kinase: MNRRLFIPHHVTGFWTPVYSESELTTGSIGAGILLGGALAFYHGDYVSYNGAMLEVGVGARIASPFPLGYGYAGSAVVSIAKAVAEAGLGREAFVKAHVEEVLRGTGLGDVLAIYTGGCLVVRTRPGAPGVGEAFSLPCPGLIVVAVDLRREDTSEMLKMRRDAILEAGSEAVRGFMRNPSFESFLEHAYLFSKRVGFLSGGLADLRRLPGVVGLYAKKGVLLIFVERDKARDVTEAVRGFGGVHLAALGELRVTWI, from the coding sequence GTGAATAGGCGCTTATTCATCCCACATCACGTAACTGGGTTCTGGACGCCGGTTTACTCCGAGAGCGAGCTCACAACAGGCTCCATCGGCGCGGGCATCTTGCTTGGCGGCGCCTTGGCCTTCTACCACGGCGACTACGTCAGCTACAACGGCGCTATGCTGGAGGTGGGAGTCGGCGCGAGGATCGCGTCGCCGTTTCCTCTCGGCTACGGCTACGCAGGCTCTGCCGTTGTTTCCATAGCAAAGGCCGTGGCAGAGGCTGGCTTGGGGAGGGAGGCGTTTGTCAAGGCACATGTGGAGGAGGTTCTGCGCGGGACTGGGCTCGGCGACGTCTTGGCGATCTACACAGGCGGGTGTCTGGTGGTTAGGACGAGGCCAGGGGCGCCCGGGGTTGGGGAGGCCTTCTCCCTCCCGTGCCCCGGCTTAATAGTCGTGGCCGTCGATTTGAGGAGGGAGGACACAAGCGAGATGCTAAAGATGCGGCGTGATGCGATACTGGAGGCGGGGAGCGAGGCCGTGAGGGGGTTTATGCGCAACCCCTCCTTCGAGTCGTTTCTTGAACACGCATACCTCTTCTCGAAGAGAGTCGGCTTCCTCTCCGGGGGGCTTGCCGATTTGCGGAGGCTACCCGGCGTGGTGGGGCTCTACGCAAAGAAGGGCGTACTATTAATCTTCGTAGAGCGGGATAAGGCCCGCGACGTGACTGAGGCCGTGAGGGGGTTCGGAGGCGTACATCTGGCGGCGCTCGGTGAGCTACGCGTTACGTGGATCTAG
- the panB gene encoding 3-methyl-2-oxobutanoate hydroxymethyltransferase: MPDKKRRVTDFVKGGGPYVWVTAYDYPTAKLVDEAGVDGILVGDSLGMVVLGLPNTLGVTLADMVRHTQAVARAAPKALVVADMPFMTYETGPRDALRNAARLIRAGAEAVKLEGGSEYAHVVEKLVKAGIPVMGHIGLNPQRVLALGGFKMVGKTEEQKKKLVEDAKALRDVGVFAIVVEFVPASVAKEVTQSVDVPTICIGAGPHCDGQILVLHDVVGLSERTPSFAKRYANVAEQILSAVRQYVQEVRTKAFPAKEHYRDV; this comes from the coding sequence GTGCCTGATAAGAAGAGGAGGGTAACGGATTTCGTAAAGGGCGGGGGGCCCTACGTCTGGGTCACAGCCTACGACTACCCCACCGCGAAATTGGTCGACGAGGCGGGCGTGGACGGCATCCTTGTGGGCGACTCCCTAGGCATGGTCGTGCTGGGACTGCCGAACACCCTGGGCGTCACCCTCGCCGACATGGTGAGACACACCCAGGCAGTTGCCAGAGCCGCGCCGAAAGCCCTCGTGGTTGCCGACATGCCCTTCATGACCTACGAGACTGGCCCCCGCGACGCCCTCAGAAACGCAGCGCGCCTCATCAGGGCAGGCGCAGAGGCCGTAAAGCTGGAAGGCGGCTCCGAATACGCCCACGTAGTGGAGAAGCTGGTAAAGGCCGGCATCCCCGTAATGGGCCACATCGGCCTCAACCCCCAACGCGTCCTCGCCCTAGGTGGCTTCAAAATGGTGGGCAAAACTGAAGAGCAGAAGAAGAAGCTGGTAGAGGACGCCAAGGCGCTTAGAGACGTCGGAGTCTTCGCCATAGTGGTTGAGTTCGTCCCCGCATCGGTGGCCAAGGAGGTCACCCAATCCGTCGACGTACCAACCATCTGTATCGGCGCGGGGCCCCACTGCGACGGCCAGATCCTAGTCCTCCACGACGTGGTGGGGCTCTCCGAGAGGACTCCCTCTTTCGCCAAGAGGTACGCCAACGTCGCCGAGCAGATACTAAGCGCAGTTAGGCAGTACGTCCAGGAGGTGAGAACCAAGGCCTTCCCCGCCAAAGAGCATTATAGAGATGTCTAG
- a CDS encoding 30S ribosomal protein S14 produces MPSTKPPKERPFGKSKIRCLRCGTREAVIRKYGLNLCRRCFREVAPQLGFKKYY; encoded by the coding sequence GTGCCCTCAACTAAGCCACCAAAAGAAAGACCTTTCGGAAAGAGCAAGATAAGGTGTTTAAGGTGTGGCACCAGAGAGGCAGTCATCAGGAAATACGGCCTAAATCTCTGCAGGAGGTGTTTTAGAGAAGTCGCCCCACAGCTCGGCTTTAAGAAGTACTACTAG
- a CDS encoding ketopantoate reductase family protein — MIGVVGLGAVGSLFVYFLNRAGIVPRVVQRRRCPEYVFCAGGQCGGLRFADVADLGDVEYTVVAVKAYDSASVVPLLRGVAVVAQNGIGGYEAIKERYPNSVPAVVTYGVYREGCRSELRGVGEIYLPRAAERLAEALREGGANVVVVDDIEPVRWLKLAVNAAINAVTGLLQGPNGVVVALPQARELASAVVGEVAKVAEALGVKIPKDPLEEVLRIAAATSKNISSTAQDLAMCRRTEIDYLNGTVLKYGEALGIDVPYNKALYLLVKAKEVLCAGRE; from the coding sequence ATGATAGGCGTAGTTGGCTTGGGGGCTGTGGGGTCTTTATTTGTTTATTTCCTAAACCGCGCCGGCATCGTGCCGAGAGTCGTCCAGAGGCGCCGTTGCCCAGAATATGTCTTCTGCGCCGGTGGGCAGTGCGGTGGGCTTCGCTTCGCCGACGTGGCTGATCTGGGGGATGTGGAGTACACAGTAGTGGCCGTCAAGGCCTACGACTCCGCATCGGTGGTGCCTCTTCTCCGCGGCGTGGCTGTGGTGGCCCAGAACGGGATTGGAGGATACGAAGCAATTAAGGAGAGGTATCCTAACAGCGTCCCAGCAGTGGTGACCTACGGAGTCTACAGGGAGGGGTGTAGGTCGGAGCTTAGGGGGGTTGGGGAAATATATCTGCCACGGGCAGCGGAGCGACTTGCGGAGGCGCTGAGGGAGGGCGGGGCCAACGTCGTTGTTGTCGACGACATCGAGCCAGTGAGGTGGCTGAAGCTCGCCGTAAACGCCGCGATAAACGCAGTCACCGGCCTGCTCCAGGGGCCTAACGGGGTGGTAGTTGCCCTGCCGCAGGCCCGCGAATTAGCCTCTGCCGTGGTGGGCGAGGTGGCCAAGGTGGCGGAGGCTCTTGGCGTTAAGATACCCAAAGACCCCCTTGAGGAGGTCCTCCGCATCGCCGCGGCCACTTCTAAAAACATCTCCTCAACAGCCCAGGATTTGGCTATGTGCAGGAGGACTGAAATCGACTACTTGAACGGGACAGTACTGAAGTATGGCGAGGCGTTGGGGATAGACGTCCCGTACAACAAGGCGCTTTACTTGCTGGTAAAGGCCAAGGAGGTCCTCTGCGCCGGCCGTGAATAG
- a CDS encoding 50S ribosomal protein L19e has protein sequence MVDVKRLAAEILGVGVSRIKISPEAQDKIEDVVTKDDVRSLIDQGLIWAEPEKGVSRGRWRVRHQKKKAGRRRGPGSRKGKRTDEGEVWKNKVRAMRRFLNTLKRRGKLDPKTWRQLYAMVKGNYFRDLGHLKTYINEHRLTKEPVR, from the coding sequence ATGGTAGACGTCAAGAGACTGGCGGCTGAGATACTAGGCGTCGGTGTCAGCAGGATAAAGATCTCACCAGAGGCGCAGGACAAGATTGAAGACGTCGTGACCAAAGACGACGTGAGGTCGCTTATAGACCAGGGCCTCATATGGGCGGAGCCAGAAAAGGGCGTGTCTAGGGGGCGCTGGCGGGTCCGGCATCAGAAGAAGAAGGCTGGTAGGAGGAGGGGGCCGGGTAGCCGTAAGGGGAAGAGGACAGACGAGGGGGAGGTCTGGAAGAACAAGGTGAGGGCCATGAGGCGGTTTTTAAACACTTTGAAGAGAAGGGGGAAGCTGGATCCCAAGACGTGGAGACAACTATACGCGATGGTTAAGGGCAACTACTTCCGCGACCTTGGCCACCTCAAGACGTACATCAACGAGCATAGACTTACAAAAGAGCCTGTGAGGTAA
- a CDS encoding 30S ribosomal protein S8, whose translation MVMLDILSNALIQIKNAEVMGKRQVTIWPVNKLTYYTLRVLQRYGYVGEIEYVDDGRGGKYIVQLLGKINDIGPIRPRYPVKYREIVQWEQKFLPARQIGILVISTSQGVVSHIEAKEKKIGGVLLAYVY comes from the coding sequence ATGGTGATGCTTGACATATTGTCGAATGCGCTGATCCAGATAAAAAACGCCGAGGTAATGGGCAAGAGGCAGGTGACTATATGGCCTGTGAATAAGCTAACCTACTACACTCTCCGCGTGTTACAGAGATATGGCTACGTCGGCGAGATAGAGTACGTGGACGACGGAAGAGGGGGAAAGTACATAGTCCAACTCCTGGGCAAGATAAACGACATAGGGCCTATAAGGCCGAGATACCCTGTTAAGTACCGCGAAATCGTGCAGTGGGAGCAGAAATTCCTCCCGGCGAGGCAGATAGGCATATTGGTAATATCTACCAGCCAAGGCGTCGTGTCCCACATAGAGGCAAAGGAGAAGAAGATAGGAGGGGTACTGCTGGCGTACGTTTACTAA
- the ileS gene encoding isoleucine--tRNA ligase: MSYGDFKLSPSYNSHAVEKAVQEFWDRNKIFDKWKSWRGRPVYAFLEGPPTTNGMPHVGHIRGRTYKDVVLRFHRLLGYDVWVQGGWDMQGMPVEWEVEKKLKLRSKKDVEQYGLEKFALECNALVEEYLQYWREWGTRRLGLWLDLENAYETRRPRYLEYAWRVVKRAHEAGLLAEDYRVLWFCPRCETSLSDHEVALGYEEREDPSIYVKFRVEGSDNEYLVIWTTTPWTIVDNEAVAAHPDYAYAKVEVVVGERREYWWLAERLVPQLMQLFGVKEWRVIETKMGEELAGLRYVHPLAEEVPERASREHRVVTAEFVTLEQGTGLVHIAPGHGPEDFELAKRYGIRVTNSVEVNGVYNELGGKYRGKHVYDVDKEVVKDLKAKGLLVYEGKIRHEYPHCWRCGSKLILRADRQWFITISRIRDKMYSELQKVNVVPQKLRDRFDVFVQNARDWNISRSRVWGTPLPVWRCKKDGRILVVGSLDELKKLAKEVPPVDDFKLVHRPWIDQVKIATEDCDEWVREPYVMDVWLDSGVAWLAAVDGERNRELWGKLFPYDFVTEGIDQTRGWFYSLLATSVLYTGRAPYKTVLIQGLILDKHGQKMSKSKGNVVWAKDLFEKYGADPVRLYILSKAAPWEDLSFDPDEVRHVLADLGILWNVARFADTYMSLDGFDAERYPLEEWLGRGLEEDRWVLSELNSLVAEFASYLKNFEFHKAVAMWRDFVVETLSHRYLRLLRRRVWSDEPTPDKYAAYAVLHHVIKTVLILASVFTPFVAEYLWQAYVRKYEKSAPESVHLAQYPQAGPVDKELVEAYRELFAAFSALAEARNKAGIKLRWPVRVAYISGAKHAGRYAELLKYLGNVKEVKIGPCPEGYVKAAEGQLEACIPPKLEPELYYEALAREIVRRIQVMRKEAGLEISDSIKVVVETNSEDVKNAVEHYRDYIARETRAVDLLIGQATGGREWDISGERVRIEIKKA, from the coding sequence ATGTCTTATGGGGATTTTAAGCTGTCCCCGAGCTACAACTCACACGCAGTAGAAAAGGCAGTCCAGGAGTTCTGGGACCGTAACAAGATTTTTGACAAATGGAAGTCGTGGCGCGGGAGGCCGGTATACGCCTTCTTGGAGGGACCGCCGACGACGAACGGCATGCCGCACGTCGGCCACATAAGGGGGCGCACCTATAAGGACGTTGTGCTACGCTTCCACCGGCTTCTGGGCTACGACGTCTGGGTTCAGGGAGGCTGGGATATGCAGGGGATGCCTGTGGAGTGGGAAGTGGAGAAGAAGCTGAAACTTAGGAGCAAGAAAGACGTCGAGCAGTACGGGCTTGAGAAGTTCGCGTTGGAGTGCAACGCCCTGGTTGAGGAGTATCTCCAGTACTGGCGGGAGTGGGGCACGAGAAGGCTGGGGCTGTGGCTTGACTTAGAGAACGCCTACGAGACGAGACGGCCCCGGTATCTAGAGTACGCGTGGCGTGTTGTGAAGAGGGCGCACGAGGCGGGCCTCCTTGCCGAGGACTACCGGGTCTTGTGGTTCTGCCCCCGCTGTGAGACGTCGCTGTCCGACCACGAGGTGGCTCTAGGCTACGAGGAGAGGGAGGATCCCTCGATATATGTAAAATTCAGAGTAGAGGGAAGTGATAACGAATACCTTGTAATCTGGACAACGACGCCTTGGACTATCGTGGACAATGAGGCCGTAGCAGCGCACCCGGACTACGCCTACGCCAAGGTGGAGGTCGTCGTGGGGGAGAGGCGGGAGTATTGGTGGCTTGCCGAGAGGCTAGTTCCCCAACTGATGCAATTATTCGGCGTTAAGGAGTGGCGGGTTATAGAGACGAAGATGGGAGAGGAACTCGCCGGGCTGAGGTATGTCCACCCGCTGGCTGAGGAGGTGCCGGAGAGGGCTTCGAGAGAGCACAGAGTGGTCACTGCAGAGTTCGTCACGCTGGAGCAGGGCACAGGCCTTGTCCACATCGCGCCTGGCCATGGCCCTGAGGACTTCGAGCTGGCCAAGAGGTACGGCATCAGGGTTACAAACAGCGTGGAGGTAAACGGCGTCTACAACGAGCTGGGGGGCAAGTACAGGGGCAAACACGTCTACGACGTGGACAAGGAGGTTGTCAAGGATCTCAAGGCCAAGGGCCTTCTGGTCTACGAGGGGAAGATACGCCACGAATACCCCCACTGCTGGCGTTGCGGGTCGAAGCTGATACTCCGCGCCGATAGGCAGTGGTTCATAACCATTTCACGCATCCGCGACAAGATGTACTCAGAGCTCCAGAAAGTCAACGTGGTGCCGCAGAAGCTTAGGGACAGGTTTGACGTCTTTGTGCAAAACGCCAGGGATTGGAATATAAGCAGGAGCAGGGTGTGGGGCACGCCCCTCCCCGTGTGGAGATGCAAGAAGGACGGCCGCATACTGGTAGTGGGCTCCCTCGACGAGCTGAAGAAGTTGGCCAAGGAAGTGCCCCCGGTGGACGACTTCAAGCTAGTCCACCGGCCGTGGATCGACCAGGTTAAGATCGCCACCGAGGACTGCGACGAGTGGGTGCGGGAGCCCTACGTGATGGATGTGTGGCTTGACAGCGGCGTGGCGTGGCTCGCCGCAGTGGACGGGGAGAGGAACAGAGAACTCTGGGGGAAGCTGTTCCCCTACGACTTCGTCACAGAGGGGATAGACCAGACGAGAGGGTGGTTCTACTCCCTCCTCGCCACTTCTGTCCTCTACACAGGAAGGGCGCCCTACAAGACCGTGCTGATCCAGGGCCTAATCCTCGATAAGCACGGCCAGAAGATGTCCAAGAGCAAGGGCAACGTAGTGTGGGCCAAGGACCTCTTCGAGAAGTACGGCGCCGACCCCGTTAGGCTGTATATCTTGTCTAAGGCGGCTCCTTGGGAAGACCTCTCCTTTGACCCAGACGAGGTAAGGCACGTGCTGGCCGACCTCGGCATTTTGTGGAACGTCGCGAGGTTCGCTGACACCTATATGTCCCTCGACGGATTTGACGCCGAGAGGTACCCGCTGGAGGAGTGGCTGGGGAGGGGGCTCGAAGAGGATAGGTGGGTCCTCTCGGAGCTCAACTCCCTCGTTGCAGAGTTCGCCTCGTACCTCAAGAACTTCGAATTCCACAAAGCGGTAGCCATGTGGAGGGACTTCGTGGTGGAGACCCTCAGCCACCGCTACCTCAGGCTTTTGAGGAGGCGCGTCTGGAGCGACGAACCCACCCCCGACAAATACGCCGCCTACGCGGTCCTCCACCACGTGATAAAGACCGTGTTGATCCTCGCCTCCGTGTTTACGCCCTTCGTGGCGGAGTACCTATGGCAGGCCTACGTGAGGAAGTACGAGAAGTCCGCGCCGGAGTCCGTCCACCTGGCCCAGTACCCCCAGGCGGGGCCCGTCGACAAGGAGCTCGTAGAGGCCTACCGCGAGCTGTTCGCCGCCTTCTCTGCGCTGGCCGAGGCTAGGAACAAGGCCGGGATAAAGCTGAGGTGGCCCGTGAGGGTGGCGTATATAAGCGGCGCCAAGCACGCGGGGCGCTACGCCGAGCTGTTGAAATACCTGGGCAACGTGAAAGAGGTAAAGATAGGGCCGTGCCCCGAGGGCTACGTGAAGGCCGCAGAGGGCCAATTGGAGGCTTGCATACCCCCAAAGCTTGAGCCCGAGCTCTACTACGAGGCCCTCGCCAGGGAGATAGTGAGGAGGATCCAGGTGATGAGGAAAGAGGCCGGCCTTGAGATAAGCGATAGCATTAAAGTAGTGGTGGAAACAAACTCAGAAGATGTAAAAAACGCCGTTGAACATTATAGAGATTACATCGCCAGGGAGACACGCGCTGTTGACCTACTCATCGGGCAGGCAACGGGCGGACGTGAGTGGGACATCTCAGGCGAAAGGGTACGTATTGAGATAAAGAAGGCCTAG
- a CDS encoding 50S ribosomal protein L18: MARSGRYKVPFRRRREGLTNYRKRRKLVISKKPRLVVRKTNKHIIAQIVVAKPIGDETVAGADTRILTKFGWRGDENNTSAAYLLGLVVGYKARMRGVEEAILDIGLHRPTPGARVFAVLKGALDAGLKIPHGEEVLPSDERIRGEHIAEYAAKLKEENPDAYKARFSRYLQRGLEPERLPDHFEEVRKAIQQHYENKLAKIVAK, translated from the coding sequence ATGGCGAGAAGCGGCAGGTATAAGGTCCCGTTTAGGCGAAGGAGGGAGGGCCTCACCAACTACAGAAAGAGGCGGAAGCTAGTTATTTCCAAAAAGCCGAGGCTGGTGGTGCGGAAGACGAACAAGCATATCATTGCGCAGATCGTCGTCGCTAAGCCCATTGGCGACGAGACGGTCGCAGGCGCCGACACGAGGATATTGACTAAGTTTGGCTGGCGCGGCGACGAAAACAACACCTCTGCCGCCTACCTGCTGGGCCTAGTTGTAGGGTATAAGGCGAGGATGCGCGGGGTAGAGGAGGCGATTCTGGACATAGGACTGCACCGCCCCACGCCTGGCGCCAGGGTGTTCGCAGTGCTAAAGGGCGCGCTTGACGCGGGGCTCAAAATACCCCACGGCGAGGAGGTATTGCCCAGCGACGAGAGGATACGTGGAGAGCACATAGCGGAGTACGCCGCCAAGCTCAAGGAAGAGAACCCCGACGCCTATAAGGCTCGGTTTTCGAGATACTTGCAAAGAGGTCTTGAGCCGGAGCGCTTGCCAGATCACTTCGAAGAGGTGAGAAAGGCTATTCAACAACACTACGAGAACAAACTGGCCAAGATAGTTGCAAAATAA